A stretch of Cryptosporangium aurantiacum DNA encodes these proteins:
- a CDS encoding helix-turn-helix transcriptional regulator, translating to MGQIDHRAEIREFLSSRRARLTPEQAGLPAYGGHRRVKGLRREEVALLAGVSIDYYVRMERGNLAGASESVLDAIARALQLDDAERDHLFALARAAGPASRPRRATPSGVRPVIQQVLDAIGDAPAWVRNGRHDIVAMNRLARALYAPVLADPRRPANTARFVYLDPAARDFFVDWDRIANDAAAMLRLEAGQNPHDRALIELIGELSTQSEVFRTRWASHDVRYHRSGQKRLRHPIVGQLDLDFESMELPSEPGLCLNVYTAAAGTPAADGLKLLASWAATRDLTIAEDV from the coding sequence ATGGGCCAGATCGACCACCGCGCCGAGATTCGCGAGTTCCTGTCTTCGCGGCGGGCGCGACTCACCCCCGAGCAGGCGGGGCTGCCTGCCTACGGCGGACACCGGCGCGTCAAGGGGCTCCGCCGGGAAGAGGTCGCGCTGCTCGCCGGGGTCTCCATCGACTACTACGTCCGCATGGAGCGCGGGAACCTCGCCGGTGCCTCCGAGAGCGTGCTCGATGCCATCGCCAGGGCACTGCAGCTCGACGACGCCGAGCGCGATCACCTCTTCGCGCTGGCCCGGGCGGCGGGCCCGGCATCGCGTCCCCGCCGCGCTACGCCGTCCGGCGTCCGCCCCGTCATCCAGCAGGTCCTCGATGCGATCGGCGACGCGCCCGCCTGGGTGCGCAACGGCCGCCACGACATCGTCGCGATGAATCGCCTCGCCCGAGCCCTCTACGCCCCCGTGCTCGCCGATCCACGCCGGCCGGCCAACACCGCACGGTTCGTCTACCTCGACCCGGCCGCCCGCGACTTTTTCGTCGACTGGGACCGCATCGCCAACGACGCCGCCGCGATGCTCCGGCTCGAAGCCGGCCAGAACCCGCACGACCGCGCGCTGATCGAACTGATCGGCGAGCTCTCCACCCAGAGCGAGGTCTTCCGCACGCGCTGGGCGTCCCACGACGTGCGGTACCACCGCAGTGGCCAGAAACGGCTCCGCCACCCGATCGTGGGGCAGCTCGACCTGGACTTCGAGTCGATGGAACTGCCGTCCGAACCCGGACTATGCCTGAACGTCTACACCGCCGCCGCCGGCACACCCGCGGCCGACGGCCTGAAGCTGCTCGCCAGCTGGGCCGCCACTCGAGACCTCACGATCGCAGAGGACGTTTGA
- a CDS encoding aldo/keto reductase, with the protein MHTLTLNNGVPMPALGLGVFQTPPDETRAAVTAALSTGYRHIDTAAAYGNERQVGEAIRESGLPRHEVFLETKIWISDYGYDQTLHGFEKSARKLGVDQIDLLILHQALPSGFDKTREAYRALETLLADGKVRAIGVSNFMVDHLVALLDEASTVPAVNQIEVHPYFAQREVQKFDAEHGILTQAWAPIGGITFYRDSGHTSTLDDPVIGRIAAAHGKTPAQVMLRWGLQQGRSVIPKSVRPERIAENFAVFDFELTDADLAAIDALDTGKRGGPEPADVTLATFGRPIPEN; encoded by the coding sequence ATGCACACCCTCACGCTCAACAACGGCGTTCCGATGCCGGCCCTCGGCCTGGGCGTCTTCCAGACTCCGCCGGACGAGACCCGCGCCGCGGTCACAGCGGCTCTGAGCACCGGCTACCGGCACATCGACACCGCCGCCGCGTACGGCAACGAACGCCAGGTCGGCGAGGCGATCCGCGAGTCCGGACTCCCCCGTCACGAGGTCTTCCTCGAGACCAAGATCTGGATCAGCGACTACGGCTACGACCAGACCCTGCACGGGTTCGAGAAGAGCGCTCGCAAACTCGGCGTCGACCAGATCGACCTGCTCATCCTCCACCAGGCCCTCCCGTCGGGCTTCGACAAGACCCGCGAGGCCTACCGCGCCCTCGAAACGCTGCTCGCCGACGGCAAGGTCCGCGCCATCGGCGTCAGCAACTTCATGGTCGACCACCTGGTGGCGCTGCTCGACGAAGCGAGCACGGTCCCGGCGGTCAATCAGATCGAGGTCCACCCGTACTTCGCCCAGCGCGAAGTGCAGAAGTTCGACGCCGAGCACGGCATCCTCACCCAGGCCTGGGCACCGATCGGCGGCATCACCTTCTACCGCGACAGCGGCCACACCAGCACCCTCGACGACCCGGTGATCGGCCGGATCGCCGCCGCGCACGGCAAGACGCCCGCGCAAGTCATGTTGCGCTGGGGGCTGCAGCAGGGCCGCTCGGTGATCCCGAAGTCCGTCCGCCCGGAGCGCATCGCCGAGAACTTCGCGGTGTTCGACTTCGAGCTCACCGACGCCGACCTCGCCGCGATCGACGCACTCGACACCGGAAAGCGCGGCGGACCGGAGCCGGCCGACGTCACGCTCGCGACCTTCGGGAGGCCGATCCCGGAGAACTGA
- a CDS encoding ABC transporter substrate-binding protein, translating to MRTPALIRVAAIAAALSMIVTGCSSKAENGSDGGSGDVATDVGVEGDTITLGVLTDLTGVFASIGKDMTNGNSLYWKTAKVCDKYTVKLDVQDTQYVPQQGVQLYSSMKSDVLAMQQTIGSPINAALAKDFVADKIVNFPSALGEVLTDIPGTAVLGPTYDVEMSNGLDYLFRQKMLKEGDTVGHIYFEGEYGETGLEGTRHVAKAKKLQVVEAQIKPTDQDMSAQVSQFKARGVDAIALTVAPPQLASVAAASQAQGLDVPIVSSAPVFAPGLLAGPTAPWLKSHLYVAAQTSTFEAHPDLYEQYTKAYPKEKSASAGVIFGYGMGEVMKQVLDAACEKGDLTRQGVLDAFNGLKKIDTGGLLVPIDGFTLGRSPSLYSFIYRPADVPGGATIVQDAFQGQFAEALAGS from the coding sequence ATGAGAACACCAGCGTTGATCCGGGTAGCGGCGATCGCGGCCGCGCTCTCGATGATCGTGACCGGGTGCAGCAGTAAGGCCGAGAACGGCTCGGACGGAGGGTCCGGGGACGTCGCCACCGACGTCGGCGTCGAGGGCGACACGATCACGCTCGGTGTGCTCACCGACCTGACCGGCGTCTTCGCCTCGATCGGCAAGGACATGACCAACGGCAACTCGCTGTACTGGAAGACCGCGAAGGTCTGCGACAAGTACACGGTGAAGCTCGACGTGCAGGACACCCAGTACGTGCCCCAGCAGGGCGTCCAGCTCTACAGCTCGATGAAGTCGGACGTCCTGGCCATGCAGCAGACGATCGGCTCCCCGATCAACGCGGCGCTGGCCAAGGACTTCGTGGCCGACAAGATCGTGAACTTCCCGTCCGCGCTGGGTGAGGTGCTCACCGACATCCCCGGCACCGCGGTGCTCGGCCCGACCTACGACGTCGAGATGTCCAACGGCCTCGACTACCTCTTCCGGCAGAAGATGCTGAAGGAGGGTGACACGGTCGGCCACATCTACTTCGAGGGCGAGTACGGCGAGACCGGCCTGGAGGGCACCCGCCACGTCGCCAAGGCGAAGAAGCTGCAGGTCGTCGAAGCCCAGATCAAGCCCACTGACCAGGACATGAGCGCCCAGGTCAGCCAGTTCAAGGCCCGCGGCGTCGACGCGATCGCGCTGACCGTCGCGCCGCCCCAGCTCGCGTCCGTCGCGGCGGCGTCCCAGGCCCAGGGCCTCGACGTGCCGATCGTCTCCAGCGCGCCGGTGTTCGCGCCGGGGCTGCTCGCCGGGCCGACCGCCCCCTGGCTGAAGTCGCACCTCTACGTGGCGGCGCAGACGTCCACCTTCGAGGCTCACCCCGATCTCTACGAGCAGTACACCAAGGCCTACCCCAAGGAGAAGAGCGCCAGCGCCGGCGTGATCTTCGGCTACGGCATGGGGGAGGTCATGAAGCAGGTGCTCGACGCGGCCTGCGAGAAGGGTGACCTGACCCGGCAGGGCGTGCTCGACGCGTTCAACGGGCTGAAGAAGATCGACACTGGTGGGCTGCTGGTGCCGATCGACGGCTTCACGCTGGGCCGGTCGCCCAGCCTGTACAGCTTCATCTATCGCCCGGCCGACGTGCCCGGTGGCGCGACGATCGTCCAGGACGCGTTCCAGGGTCAGTTCGCCGAGGCGCTCGCCGGGAGCTGA
- a CDS encoding branched-chain amino acid ABC transporter permease, which translates to MSRLRWILPAIALLILPFYVDEFWLRTGFAICGAAIGALGLNLLLGTTGQLSLAHSFFLAVGAIGYTYFADSLGWPPALAMLIAVGLAGLAGLAFSPLAARLRGIYLGVASLALVFGGQHVLNSWTSVTGGFNGRSVPDFSLFGFPFADTPRVVLLGVPFAESERLWYLGLALLLGAFLFARNLVRSRPGTALQAVRDSEIAASVMGVNVQRYKAGVFLVSSAFAGLSGVLYALSIGSVAPESFGLFVSIQYLAMVILGGLGSLGGAVLGAAFVTALPLVLQRYADELPLVTGAGGDGLAAGEAARYLYGLAIVLVVLFQPAGLAGLARRFRFRTAHVRRGTPDENTSVDPGSGDRGRALDDRDRVQQ; encoded by the coding sequence GTGTCTAGGCTGCGCTGGATCCTGCCGGCGATCGCGCTGCTGATCCTCCCGTTCTACGTGGACGAGTTCTGGCTCCGGACCGGTTTCGCGATCTGCGGCGCCGCGATCGGTGCGCTCGGGCTCAACCTGCTGCTGGGGACCACCGGTCAGCTGTCGCTCGCGCACTCGTTCTTCCTGGCGGTCGGCGCGATCGGCTACACGTATTTCGCCGACAGCCTCGGCTGGCCACCGGCGCTCGCGATGCTCATCGCCGTCGGCCTGGCCGGGCTCGCCGGGCTGGCGTTCAGCCCGCTGGCCGCCCGTCTCCGGGGCATCTACCTCGGTGTCGCGTCGCTGGCGCTGGTGTTCGGAGGCCAGCACGTCCTCAACAGCTGGACGTCGGTGACCGGCGGCTTCAACGGACGTTCGGTGCCGGACTTCTCGCTGTTCGGCTTTCCGTTCGCGGACACCCCGCGGGTGGTCCTGCTCGGCGTCCCGTTCGCTGAGTCCGAACGCCTCTGGTACCTCGGCCTCGCGTTGCTCCTCGGCGCCTTTCTGTTCGCCCGCAACCTCGTCCGCAGCCGCCCCGGCACCGCGCTGCAGGCCGTCCGCGACAGCGAGATCGCCGCGTCGGTCATGGGCGTCAACGTCCAGCGTTACAAGGCCGGGGTCTTCCTGGTCAGCTCCGCCTTCGCCGGGCTCTCCGGCGTTCTGTACGCGCTGTCGATCGGCAGCGTCGCACCCGAGTCCTTCGGACTCTTCGTCTCCATCCAATACCTCGCGATGGTCATCCTGGGCGGCCTCGGGTCGCTGGGTGGCGCGGTTCTCGGCGCTGCGTTCGTGACCGCTCTGCCACTGGTTCTCCAGCGTTATGCGGACGAACTGCCGCTGGTCACCGGCGCCGGTGGGGACGGTCTGGCTGCCGGAGAGGCCGCTCGCTACCTCTACGGACTCGCGATCGTCCTGGTCGTCCTGTTCCAGCCGGCGGGCCTGGCCGGACTCGCCCGCCGCTTCCGATTCCGTACCGCTCACGTGCGAAGGGGCACACCTGATGAGAACACCAGCGTTGATCCGGGTAGCGGCGATCGCGGCCGCGCTCTCGATGATCGTGACCGGGTGCAGCAGTAA
- a CDS encoding branched-chain amino acid ABC transporter permease, protein MTQFLSLLLNGVSLGAMYALIALGFVIIFKSSGVVNFAHGSFLLLGAYAVVRLSEPLGFWAGALAGVALTAAAAWLIERLVLARLRGSSDISLAVVTIGIDILLLTDLVRRIGSDILNVPHPWGGDVVRLGDVGISTNRALAIGMAALLIGGFFAAFKYSSWGVAMRAVAEDGDTAALMGIRQGRVSAIAWLVAGLLAAVAALFLVGSPTPGVSPAVYTVALGAIPAAVLGGLDSTGGALAGGLLIGVAEALAAGYQDQLLFLGRGFGAVVPYLVMIVVLLVRPSGLFGTREMTRV, encoded by the coding sequence ATGACGCAGTTCCTCTCGCTACTGCTGAACGGCGTCTCGCTCGGCGCCATGTACGCGCTGATCGCGCTGGGCTTCGTGATCATCTTCAAGTCGAGCGGCGTGGTGAACTTCGCCCACGGATCGTTCCTGCTGCTCGGCGCCTACGCGGTGGTCCGGCTCTCAGAGCCACTCGGGTTCTGGGCGGGCGCTCTCGCCGGGGTGGCGCTCACCGCCGCGGCGGCATGGCTCATCGAGCGGCTCGTGCTCGCCCGCCTGCGGGGATCCTCCGACATCAGCCTCGCCGTGGTCACGATCGGCATCGACATCCTGCTGCTCACCGACCTGGTCCGACGGATCGGCTCGGACATCCTCAACGTCCCGCACCCCTGGGGCGGGGACGTCGTCCGGCTCGGTGACGTCGGCATCAGCACGAACCGTGCGCTGGCGATCGGCATGGCCGCGCTGCTGATCGGTGGGTTCTTCGCCGCGTTCAAGTACTCCAGCTGGGGCGTGGCGATGCGCGCGGTGGCCGAGGACGGCGACACCGCCGCGCTGATGGGCATCCGGCAGGGCCGGGTCTCGGCGATCGCCTGGCTGGTCGCCGGTTTGCTCGCCGCGGTGGCGGCACTGTTCCTGGTCGGCTCGCCGACGCCTGGTGTCAGCCCGGCCGTCTACACGGTCGCGCTCGGCGCGATCCCGGCCGCGGTCCTCGGCGGTCTGGACTCGACCGGCGGCGCGCTCGCCGGCGGACTGCTGATCGGTGTCGCCGAGGCGCTCGCCGCCGGCTACCAGGACCAGCTGCTCTTCCTCGGCCGCGGCTTCGGTGCGGTGGTGCCGTACCTGGTGATGATCGTCGTCCTGCTGGTCCGCCCGTCGGGGCTGTTCGGCACCCGGGAGATGACCCGTGTCTAG
- a CDS encoding ABC transporter ATP-binding protein, giving the protein MIDRLEVDDVSVRFGAVAALSEVSFTVEPGTIHAVIGPNGAGKSTLFNVLSGVYRAAAGQVRFGEVRLDRMRPFQVAGAGVARTFQNIALSAHQTVAQNLMLGRHHLTRTGFLAGGLGLPREGRERRKHAARVAEIAEFLELGDVLTTPVGVLPYGVQKRVEAARALCAEPRLLLLDEPVAGMNADETRRMADTVRSIRAALDITIVLVEHDMGMVMALADRVTVLDFGRRIADGTPDEVQSDPDVIRAYLGAT; this is encoded by the coding sequence ATGATCGACCGCCTCGAGGTCGACGACGTCAGCGTGCGGTTCGGCGCGGTCGCCGCGCTGTCGGAGGTCTCGTTCACGGTCGAGCCCGGCACCATCCACGCGGTCATCGGCCCGAACGGCGCGGGCAAGTCCACGCTGTTCAACGTGTTGTCCGGGGTCTACCGCGCGGCCGCCGGGCAAGTGCGGTTCGGCGAGGTGCGCCTGGACCGCATGCGCCCCTTCCAGGTCGCCGGCGCAGGCGTCGCCCGGACGTTCCAGAACATCGCGCTCTCGGCGCACCAGACCGTGGCGCAGAACCTGATGCTCGGCCGGCACCACCTCACCCGGACGGGGTTCCTCGCCGGTGGTCTCGGCCTGCCCCGCGAAGGCCGGGAGCGCCGCAAGCACGCGGCCCGGGTCGCCGAGATCGCCGAGTTCCTGGAGCTGGGCGACGTGCTCACCACACCGGTCGGGGTGCTGCCCTACGGCGTGCAGAAGCGGGTCGAGGCCGCCCGGGCGCTCTGCGCCGAGCCGCGTCTGCTGCTGCTCGACGAGCCGGTGGCCGGCATGAACGCCGACGAGACCCGCCGGATGGCCGACACGGTCCGATCCATCCGCGCGGCGCTGGACATCACGATCGTGCTGGTCGAGCACGACATGGGGATGGTCATGGCACTGGCTGACCGAGTCACCGTGCTCGACTTCGGCCGTCGGATCGCCGATGGCACCCCGGACGAAGTGCAGTCCGACCCGGACGTGATCCGGGCCTACCTGGGGGCGACATGA
- a CDS encoding ABC transporter ATP-binding protein, with protein MALTVDDLHVSYGGAVRALRGISLAVPDGAIAAVLGSNGAGKSTLLRAVSGALRSRGGRIDRGTVRLDDADLSRLDPAAIVRRGVAHVPEGRKIFGRLTVEENLRAGGLGNPSRAARAAARERVHELFPILAQRRTQRGGLLSGGEQQMLAIGRALMAGPRLLLLDEPSLGLAPKVIGQIGEVITEINRQGTSVLLIEQNATMALRVASEAFVLDVGTVSLSGSADELSRNDDVKRLYLGVRPESTEERPVLSRWSE; from the coding sequence GTGGCACTGACCGTTGACGACCTCCATGTCTCCTATGGCGGGGCGGTGCGGGCACTCCGTGGGATCTCGCTCGCGGTGCCCGACGGCGCCATCGCGGCGGTGCTGGGCAGCAACGGCGCGGGGAAGAGCACGCTGTTGCGAGCCGTCTCAGGCGCGCTGCGCAGCCGCGGCGGGCGAATCGACCGCGGCACCGTCCGCCTCGACGACGCCGACCTGAGCAGGCTCGACCCCGCGGCCATCGTCCGCAGGGGAGTTGCGCACGTCCCGGAGGGACGGAAGATCTTCGGCCGGCTGACCGTCGAGGAGAACCTTCGCGCCGGCGGGCTGGGCAACCCCAGCCGGGCCGCCCGCGCCGCCGCCCGCGAGCGCGTCCACGAGCTGTTTCCCATCCTCGCCCAGCGGCGGACGCAACGGGGCGGACTGCTGTCGGGCGGCGAGCAGCAGATGCTCGCGATCGGCCGCGCGCTGATGGCCGGACCGCGGCTGCTGCTGCTCGACGAACCATCGCTGGGCCTGGCACCGAAGGTCATCGGACAGATCGGAGAGGTCATCACCGAGATCAACCGGCAGGGCACGTCGGTCCTGCTGATCGAACAGAACGCGACGATGGCGCTGCGCGTGGCGTCGGAAGCGTTCGTCCTGGACGTCGGGACCGTGTCGCTGTCGGGTAGCGCCGACGAACTGTCCCGCAACGACGACGTCAAACGGCTCTACCTCGGCGTCCGGCCGGAGAGCACCGAGGAACGTCCGGTCCTCTCCCGGTGGTCGGAATGA